A genomic segment from Paenibacillus sp. FSL K6-1096 encodes:
- a CDS encoding radical SAM protein: protein MKTLTPNIYKLEIDITFKCTLKCFNCNRGLSIVDGREEENMSLTQFSKFIAQSIENQHLWKQIRIMGGEPTIHPHFDEIVERLYLYKTKFNRNLDLIVSTNGKSKHTKQKIEYIKNRFPDILIENTAKENKYIDNFTLFHVAPKDLDMYDNHTYAGCWATMKNGLGLNFSGFYPCSVGGSIARLFNYDIGIKNINEININNLVRMYEQLCSLCGMYHNIKVDPDRIESVISPSWEKLIELLKKDKLVINRF from the coding sequence ATGAAAACACTTACGCCTAATATCTACAAATTAGAGATTGATATTACTTTTAAGTGTACATTAAAGTGTTTCAACTGCAATCGTGGATTATCGATTGTAGACGGTAGGGAGGAAGAAAATATGTCTTTAACCCAATTCTCGAAGTTTATAGCTCAATCTATTGAAAACCAACATTTATGGAAACAGATAAGAATAATGGGAGGGGAGCCTACCATTCATCCCCATTTCGATGAAATTGTTGAAAGACTATATCTATATAAGACAAAGTTTAACAGAAATCTAGATTTAATAGTAAGTACGAATGGTAAATCTAAACACACCAAACAAAAAATAGAATATATAAAAAATCGTTTTCCTGACATATTAATAGAAAATACAGCAAAAGAGAACAAATACATTGATAATTTCACCTTATTTCACGTGGCTCCTAAAGATTTGGATATGTATGATAACCATACCTACGCAGGTTGTTGGGCAACAATGAAAAACGGGCTGGGACTTAACTTTTCAGGGTTCTATCCTTGTAGTGTTGGCGGCTCCATTGCCAGATTGTTTAATTATGATATAGGAATTAAAAATATTAATGAAATAAATATAAATAACCTGGTTAGGATGTACGAACAATTATGTTCCCTGTGTGGCATGTATCACAATATTAAAGTGGATCCCGATCGTATTGAGTCAGTTATTTCCCCTTCATGGGAAAAACTAATAGAACTTTTGAAAAAGGATAAGTTAGTTATAAATAGATTTTGA
- a CDS encoding cobalamin-dependent protein (Presence of a B(12) (cobalamin)-binding domain implies dependence on cobalamin itself, in one of its several forms, or in some unusual lineages, dependence on a cobalamin-like analog.): MAKLAFVILYTKRYSMAQEHLGVNYLAASLRRDGIEERSFHFLEGDDLENIIEMSEYKPDIIALTLNYMPISRIINITRQIKKKLPDCHITSGGSAVNFNEIELLKKFIHLDSVISGEAESIISAFTYTLINGKTLENIPSVTWRDKDGILHKNPYAEAIKDLDQIPFPLRRNIRNDSGTLTFNFTGARGCTGKCSFCVTTALRNCGKQGFWRGRSVENIVDELEQIVLQFPTEIPPVFDFTDPTFEDPGVRGKKRIRQLTKEIIKRKLNIRLRVFLRAENWSDEDNELIQLLVDAGVEDICTGTEAASAHDIGLYRKYKKMEDTHRIIERFKEAGIYIVHGFIMYNPYSTFEDLRVNAKFLYEEALGDNLLKYTYYLQLFSGTEAFNQVKRDGLLISEDFVDQEGIIDCMGMYEYTFKDRKVEYLAKRIYKLREDYLELLEAYEHEHFFFTKVYYRLKRIFPEILHIPVIQELYELLQVLRNDLNELNYSNYIEIITFVEKDDVEISDNYLNNWINQMVVYFDEIKGIQHKLIFQLKKIDIKRKIGEKLPLYI, encoded by the coding sequence ATGGCTAAATTAGCGTTTGTTATTCTTTACACAAAACGGTATTCCATGGCGCAAGAACATCTGGGAGTAAATTATTTGGCAGCCAGTTTAAGAAGAGATGGCATTGAAGAAAGATCATTCCATTTTTTAGAAGGAGATGACCTTGAAAATATAATAGAAATGTCCGAATACAAGCCAGACATTATCGCTTTAACTCTTAATTATATGCCTATAAGTAGAATTATAAATATTACTCGCCAAATAAAAAAGAAACTTCCTGATTGTCATATTACTTCAGGAGGTTCAGCTGTCAATTTCAATGAAATTGAGCTATTGAAGAAATTTATTCATCTGGACTCGGTAATCAGTGGGGAAGCAGAATCAATAATAAGCGCTTTTACTTATACTTTGATAAATGGAAAAACTTTGGAAAATATCCCGAGTGTTACTTGGAGGGATAAAGATGGGATATTGCATAAAAACCCTTACGCTGAGGCAATCAAAGATTTAGATCAAATCCCATTTCCTCTGAGAAGAAATATTCGAAATGATAGCGGTACACTTACATTTAATTTTACCGGAGCAAGGGGATGTACGGGTAAATGTAGTTTTTGTGTGACTACAGCTTTACGCAATTGTGGAAAACAAGGATTTTGGAGGGGGAGATCGGTTGAGAATATAGTAGATGAACTGGAACAGATTGTGCTTCAGTTCCCAACTGAAATACCACCTGTGTTTGACTTTACAGATCCTACCTTTGAAGATCCGGGTGTGAGAGGAAAGAAAAGAATAAGGCAGCTTACAAAAGAAATTATCAAAAGAAAACTTAATATCAGACTAAGAGTCTTTTTACGTGCGGAAAACTGGAGCGATGAAGATAATGAATTAATTCAACTTTTAGTGGATGCAGGTGTTGAAGATATTTGTACCGGAACGGAAGCAGCTAGTGCACATGACATAGGACTTTATCGGAAATATAAGAAAATGGAAGACACTCATAGAATAATTGAAAGGTTTAAAGAAGCAGGTATCTACATTGTGCATGGATTTATTATGTATAATCCCTACAGTACCTTCGAAGACCTTCGTGTTAACGCTAAGTTTCTCTATGAAGAAGCTCTAGGAGACAATTTGCTTAAATATACATATTATTTGCAACTCTTTAGCGGGACAGAAGCATTTAACCAAGTGAAGCGGGACGGATTACTGATTTCCGAAGATTTTGTTGATCAGGAAGGCATAATTGATTGTATGGGAATGTATGAATATACATTCAAAGATCGAAAGGTTGAGTACTTAGCGAAAAGAATTTATAAGCTACGGGAAGATTATCTTGAACTGTTGGAAGCTTACGAACATGAACATTTTTTTTTCACAAAAGTTTACTATAGACTAAAACGTATATTTCCTGAGATTTTGCATATTCCCGTAATCCAAGAACTTTATGAGCTGCTACAAGTTTTACGAAATGATTTGAATGAGCTGAATTACAGTAATTATATTGAGATAATAACTTTTGTTGAAAAAGATGATGTGGAGATCTCAGATAACTATCTGAACAATTGGATTAATCAAATGGTTGTATACTTTGATGAAATTAAAGGTATTCAGCATAAATTGATATTTCAATTAAAGAAAATAGATATTAAAAGAAAAATCGGTGAGAAGCTTCCTCTCTATATTTAA
- a CDS encoding ABC transporter ATP-binding protein translates to MNEIMPKQAIKSIAILFKYAPYVIILKLLQILLLALTTPLTLYITQHLIDSLQGYMNNSIPLNQLVQWGAALVATLLLTANSTFIDSMITLRLRSKLNKDFMEEIVQKFDRIEYSCFEDSKVQDHLNKIGNHPDEKILEVLIQTLTMISQLVSLVSLMAIFLQVSVWFTVAFLAIFTLMVVLNFKAMKMMNGLFTSQSRDERELSYLGGLLSDKRPLLELKVFGAVKYIQSKWKQKSEKVLRERLLTTIKSHRYFAGSSFLLLMWIGLVIFELIHGVMERRVSVGLFVSLVGASGSILGIADDLSLLFSRLSHRCMEIMHYEMFMQLPERKMATVSEHPASADSEPYPFIEFRDVCFTYPGTAEQVLKKVSFTIHQHEHIALVGGNGAGKSTIVKLLMKLYVPDRGEILIYGVPLNRISQENLRNSMGIIFQDYGKYSLTLRENIAFGNIAKIGNDNDLRVALTKAAPDGFLSDLDTALGKIAENGIDLSGGQWQKIAMARAYLADCPFMIMDEPTAALDPVAESELYATFRDMMGEKGCLFISHRLASARFSDRILVLQDGAIAEDGTHEHLISQKGMYANLWSKQSSWYRDSDDYEG, encoded by the coding sequence ATGAATGAAATTATGCCCAAGCAAGCCATAAAATCCATCGCCATTTTATTCAAATATGCGCCTTATGTAATCATCTTGAAGTTATTACAGATCCTGCTGCTTGCTCTGACCACTCCGCTGACGCTATACATAACACAGCATCTGATTGATTCTTTACAAGGTTATATGAATAATAGTATTCCGCTGAATCAGCTTGTCCAATGGGGAGCAGCTTTGGTAGCTACCTTGCTCTTGACAGCGAATAGCACCTTCATTGATAGCATGATTACCCTACGCTTAAGGAGTAAGCTGAACAAGGATTTTATGGAAGAGATTGTGCAGAAATTTGACCGGATAGAATACTCCTGTTTTGAGGATTCGAAGGTACAGGATCATTTGAATAAGATCGGGAATCACCCGGATGAAAAGATTCTGGAGGTACTGATTCAGACCTTAACGATGATATCGCAGCTTGTCAGCTTAGTGAGCTTGATGGCTATCTTTTTACAGGTGTCGGTCTGGTTTACTGTGGCATTCCTGGCAATCTTCACACTAATGGTGGTACTGAACTTCAAAGCAATGAAAATGATGAACGGGCTGTTTACCAGCCAATCCCGGGATGAGCGTGAATTATCCTATCTGGGGGGACTGCTAAGTGACAAAAGACCCTTGCTAGAACTCAAGGTATTTGGTGCGGTCAAATATATCCAGAGTAAATGGAAACAAAAATCAGAAAAGGTGCTAAGAGAGCGGTTGTTGACTACGATAAAGTCTCATCGCTATTTTGCTGGCAGCAGCTTCTTGCTTCTGATGTGGATAGGATTAGTAATCTTTGAGCTGATCCATGGAGTCATGGAACGGCGGGTTTCTGTGGGGTTGTTCGTTTCTTTGGTTGGAGCATCCGGCAGTATTTTGGGAATTGCAGATGACCTGTCATTGCTATTCTCCCGGCTGTCTCATCGTTGTATGGAGATTATGCATTATGAAATGTTCATGCAGCTTCCAGAGCGGAAAATGGCAACTGTATCCGAGCATCCGGCATCTGCCGACTCTGAACCTTATCCATTCATAGAATTTAGAGATGTCTGTTTTACATATCCGGGGACTGCAGAGCAGGTGCTGAAGAAGGTCTCCTTCACCATTCATCAGCATGAACATATTGCTTTGGTCGGAGGGAATGGGGCCGGTAAATCGACAATTGTAAAGCTGTTAATGAAGCTATATGTTCCAGATCGCGGAGAAATATTGATATATGGTGTACCTTTGAACCGGATCAGTCAAGAAAACCTTAGAAACAGTATGGGAATTATCTTTCAGGATTATGGCAAGTATTCATTGACTCTTCGGGAGAATATCGCTTTTGGTAACATAGCCAAAATAGGAAATGACAATGACCTTAGAGTTGCTCTGACCAAGGCAGCACCAGATGGATTTCTATCTGATTTGGATACGGCTTTAGGGAAGATTGCAGAGAATGGTATAGATCTGTCCGGAGGACAATGGCAGAAGATAGCCATGGCCCGTGCCTATTTGGCAGATTGCCCCTTCATGATTATGGATGAACCGACGGCGGCATTAGATCCGGTGGCTGAAAGTGAATTGTACGCAACTTTTAGAGATATGATGGGTGAAAAGGGTTGTTTATTTATCTCTCATCGATTGGCGAGCGCCAGATTCTCTGACCGTATCTTAGTGCTACAAGACGGTG